The Luteimonas sp. YGD11-2 genome has a window encoding:
- a CDS encoding M20 family metallopeptidase has translation MDASKVDRFVAQKWDDDIVPQLVEYIRIPNKSPMFDAEWKAHGYMDQAVELMAGWARRQDIPGMQVDVIELEGRTPLIFIEIPAAHGGRDDDCVLLYGHLDKQPEMTGWDDDLGPWKPVLRGDRLYGRGGADDGYAIYGSLAAIMALHEQQLPHARCVVLIEACEESGSYDLPAYVDHLADRIGRPSLVVCLDSGCGNYEQLWCTTSLRGLAGGNLTVKVLDEGVHSGDASGVVPSSFRLLRQLLSRIEDETTGRILLEGLHAEIPAERQEQAQRASGVLGDEVYSKFPLLQGMRPMNDDLAELVLNRTWRPALSVTGVGGIPSLDSAGNVLRPHTAVKLSLRLPPTVDGKRAGELLQQALTQDPPNGAQVTLELEKAATGWNAPALSPWLETAINDASEAFFGRPAMYMGEGGSIPFMGMLGEKFPDAQFMITGVLGPHSNAHGPNEFLHIPMGKRVTACVARVLAEHHQASLRGETTGSAVAADSGSRHGDHGCC, from the coding sequence ATGGACGCCAGCAAGGTCGATCGTTTCGTCGCCCAGAAATGGGACGACGACATCGTGCCCCAGCTCGTCGAATACATCCGCATCCCGAATAAGTCGCCGATGTTCGATGCCGAGTGGAAGGCGCACGGGTACATGGACCAGGCCGTGGAACTGATGGCCGGCTGGGCGCGCCGGCAGGACATCCCCGGCATGCAGGTGGACGTGATCGAGCTGGAAGGCCGCACGCCGCTGATCTTCATCGAGATCCCCGCCGCGCATGGTGGCCGCGACGACGATTGCGTGCTGCTGTACGGCCACCTCGACAAGCAGCCGGAGATGACCGGCTGGGACGATGATCTCGGGCCGTGGAAGCCGGTGTTGCGCGGCGACAGGCTGTACGGCCGCGGTGGCGCCGACGACGGTTATGCGATCTACGGTTCGCTGGCCGCGATCATGGCCCTGCACGAGCAGCAGCTGCCGCACGCGCGCTGCGTGGTGCTGATCGAGGCCTGCGAGGAATCCGGCAGCTACGACCTCCCCGCCTATGTCGACCATCTTGCCGACCGCATCGGCAGGCCGTCGCTGGTGGTCTGCCTGGATTCGGGCTGCGGCAACTACGAGCAGCTGTGGTGCACCACGTCGCTGCGCGGCCTGGCCGGCGGCAACCTCACGGTCAAGGTGCTCGACGAGGGCGTGCACTCCGGCGATGCCTCGGGCGTGGTGCCGTCGAGCTTCCGCCTGCTGCGCCAGCTGCTGTCGCGCATCGAGGACGAGACCACCGGCCGCATCCTCCTCGAGGGCCTGCACGCCGAGATTCCCGCCGAACGGCAGGAACAGGCGCAGCGTGCGTCCGGCGTGCTCGGCGACGAGGTCTATTCGAAGTTCCCGTTGCTCCAGGGCATGCGGCCGATGAACGACGACCTCGCGGAACTGGTGCTCAACCGCACCTGGCGCCCGGCGCTGTCGGTGACCGGCGTGGGTGGCATCCCGTCGCTGGATTCGGCCGGCAACGTGTTGCGCCCGCATACCGCGGTGAAGCTGTCGCTGCGGCTGCCGCCGACCGTCGACGGCAAGCGCGCCGGCGAACTGCTGCAGCAGGCGCTGACGCAGGATCCGCCGAACGGCGCGCAGGTCACGCTGGAACTGGAAAAGGCCGCGACCGGCTGGAACGCACCGGCGCTGTCGCCGTGGCTGGAAACCGCGATCAACGACGCCAGCGAGGCGTTCTTCGGGCGCCCGGCGATGTACATGGGCGAAGGCGGCTCGATTCCGTTCATGGGCATGCTGGGCGAGAAGTTCCCGGACGCACAGTTCATGATCACCGGCGTGCTCGGCCCGCATTCCAATGCGCACGGCCCCAACGAGTTCCTGCACATCCCGATGGGCAAGCGGGTGACCGCGTGCGTGGCGCGGGTGCTCGCCGAGCACCACCAGGCCAGCCTGCGCGGCGAGACCACCGGCTCCGCCGTTGCCGCCGACAGCGGCAGCCGCCACGGCGACCACGGCTGCTGCTGA
- a CDS encoding HutD family protein: MDASAGSRVIPANDYLRSRWRNGRGWTREICASDAHDGGWDWRLSIADIEQAGPYSAFPGAMREQVLLRGEGLQLEFADGRRGDLQPPYGRLRFDGDPPPRAAPDGRVEVFNLIWRPQAVDVDLWHRPLVGPMLFFADPGTRWALHLLAGQARFEGALLPPLAQGDTAVLDEPVRRRFLLDGGGELLAIRIRPRGAVADGPTD, from the coding sequence ATGGACGCTTCCGCCGGAAGCCGGGTGATCCCGGCCAACGATTACCTCCGCAGCCGCTGGCGCAACGGGCGCGGATGGACCCGCGAGATCTGCGCATCCGACGCGCACGACGGCGGATGGGACTGGCGGCTGTCGATCGCCGACATCGAACAGGCCGGCCCGTATTCGGCATTCCCCGGCGCCATGCGCGAACAGGTGCTGCTGCGGGGCGAGGGGCTGCAGCTGGAATTTGCCGATGGCCGACGCGGGGACCTGCAGCCGCCCTACGGGCGCCTCCGCTTCGACGGCGACCCGCCGCCCCGGGCCGCGCCGGACGGCCGGGTCGAGGTGTTCAACCTGATCTGGCGCCCACAGGCGGTGGACGTCGATCTCTGGCACCGGCCACTGGTCGGGCCGATGCTGTTCTTCGCCGATCCCGGCACGCGCTGGGCACTGCATCTGCTGGCCGGGCAGGCGCGCTTCGAAGGCGCACTGTTGCCGCCGCTGGCGCAGGGCGATACCGCGGTGCTCGATGAACCGGTGCGCCGGCGTTTCCTGCTCGATGGCGGCGGGGAACTGCTGGCCATCCGCATCCGCCCACGCGGCGCCGTTGCCGACGGGCCAACCGACTGA
- a CDS encoding TonB-dependent receptor yields MHAVTPYRRTAPRRHLLAVALTFGLAGHAFADPGPQTRDFDTIVVTATGFEQKITDAPASITVVTREELARRPYANLVDALRDIEGLDVGMESTDKNGEATISMRGLGSDYTLVLIDGRRQSNVGDLYPNNFGGGQFSFVPPMEAIERIEVVRGPMSTLYGSDAMGGVVNIITRKVGTVWHGAVTQAHTFQQENEFGDARRTDLYVGGPLVADRLGLAVRGSWYDRDESTPDWDPLPLPDGTVWDRTLGFGGGGKQVAATNWNAGVRLAFTPNDDHDIMLDYDRSRLKYDNSSGQTGTLDGLESLWRTGNAVIPAPGGTGTVTRRVVQPRVGYTAYQRYERDQLALSHVGRWSFGTSTTSITRHESSNLGRSLPLTVAERGELQDLWNDVCARRGQAAYCNNGTGLAGIESSGLTAEELARLQAFLPRQLRTLELEGLVFDTMLELPLGDHVVTVGGQYDDTDMEDGVFGMDGAGFRDGTSQKHRQWALFAEDNWAFTEDLTATFGLRYDHHNIFGSHVSPRAYLVWDATQAWTVKGGISTGYKAPKPNYLFAGITGFGGQGVIPMVGTPTLQPETSTNIELATYYDGGRWGFNATAFYNRFKDKIATGDNFANCEVAPAGGGYCVDIGPGWAALGYTTFSQRVNIDRAETRGVELAAHTGLTDTLALRGNYTWTRSEQKSGDDAGRPVTGNPAEHIANATLEWTPTDVLTLSLIGEGRYDRYRDYDAVAGQERWYSDYTVFHLGASWRITDAFRLNARINNLFDKDFIEQTCTLADTRDSYVCVDDYLVKDQRRNLWLSASYRF; encoded by the coding sequence ATGCACGCAGTCACCCCGTACCGGCGTACCGCGCCTCGACGCCATCTGCTGGCCGTCGCCCTCACCTTCGGCCTGGCCGGCCATGCCTTTGCCGACCCGGGCCCGCAGACCCGCGATTTCGACACTATCGTGGTGACCGCCACCGGCTTCGAACAGAAGATCACCGATGCCCCCGCGAGCATCACCGTGGTCACCCGCGAGGAACTGGCCCGTCGCCCCTACGCCAATCTCGTCGATGCGCTGCGCGACATCGAGGGGCTCGACGTCGGCATGGAGAGCACCGACAAGAACGGCGAGGCCACCATCAGCATGCGCGGGCTCGGGTCCGACTACACGCTGGTGCTGATCGACGGCCGCCGGCAGAGCAATGTCGGCGACCTCTATCCCAACAACTTCGGCGGCGGGCAGTTCAGCTTCGTGCCGCCGATGGAGGCGATCGAACGCATCGAGGTCGTGCGCGGGCCGATGTCGACGCTGTACGGCTCCGATGCGATGGGCGGCGTGGTCAACATCATCACCCGCAAGGTCGGCACCGTCTGGCATGGCGCGGTGACCCAGGCGCACACCTTCCAGCAGGAAAACGAATTCGGCGATGCCCGCAGGACCGATCTCTACGTCGGTGGGCCGCTGGTGGCCGACCGGCTCGGCCTGGCGGTGCGCGGCAGCTGGTATGACCGTGACGAGTCGACACCCGACTGGGATCCGCTGCCGCTGCCCGACGGCACGGTGTGGGACCGCACCCTCGGCTTCGGTGGTGGCGGCAAGCAGGTGGCGGCGACCAACTGGAATGCCGGCGTGCGCCTCGCGTTCACCCCGAACGACGACCACGACATCATGCTCGACTACGACCGCTCGCGGCTGAAGTACGACAACTCCAGCGGCCAGACCGGCACGCTCGACGGCCTCGAAAGCCTGTGGCGGACCGGCAACGCGGTGATCCCCGCGCCCGGTGGCACCGGCACCGTGACCCGGCGCGTGGTGCAGCCTCGCGTCGGCTATACCGCCTACCAGCGCTATGAGCGTGACCAGCTCGCGCTGAGCCATGTCGGCCGCTGGTCGTTCGGTACCAGCACGACCAGCATCACCCGGCACGAGAGCAGCAACCTCGGCCGATCGCTGCCACTGACGGTCGCCGAACGCGGCGAGCTGCAGGATCTGTGGAACGACGTCTGCGCGCGCCGCGGGCAGGCCGCCTACTGCAACAACGGCACCGGCCTTGCCGGCATCGAATCCAGCGGGCTCACCGCGGAGGAACTCGCACGCCTGCAGGCGTTCCTGCCGCGGCAGCTGCGCACGCTGGAACTCGAGGGCCTGGTGTTCGACACCATGCTGGAACTGCCGCTGGGCGACCATGTGGTCACGGTCGGCGGCCAGTACGACGACACCGACATGGAAGACGGCGTGTTCGGCATGGACGGTGCGGGTTTCCGCGACGGCACAAGTCAGAAGCACCGCCAATGGGCGCTGTTCGCCGAGGACAACTGGGCGTTCACCGAGGACCTCACCGCGACCTTCGGCCTGCGCTACGACCACCACAACATCTTCGGCAGCCACGTCAGTCCGCGCGCCTACCTGGTCTGGGATGCCACGCAGGCGTGGACGGTCAAGGGCGGCATCAGCACCGGCTACAAGGCGCCCAAGCCGAACTACCTGTTTGCCGGGATCACCGGCTTCGGCGGCCAGGGCGTCATCCCGATGGTCGGCACGCCGACGCTGCAGCCGGAAACCAGCACCAACATCGAACTCGCAACGTATTACGACGGCGGCCGCTGGGGCTTCAATGCCACCGCGTTCTACAACCGCTTCAAGGACAAGATCGCCACCGGCGACAACTTCGCCAACTGCGAGGTCGCGCCGGCCGGTGGCGGCTACTGCGTGGACATCGGCCCGGGCTGGGCGGCGCTCGGCTATACGACCTTCAGCCAGCGGGTGAATATCGACCGCGCCGAAACGCGCGGCGTCGAACTCGCCGCCCACACCGGGCTCACCGACACCCTGGCGCTGCGCGGCAACTACACCTGGACCCGCTCGGAACAGAAGAGCGGCGACGACGCGGGGCGCCCGGTGACCGGCAACCCCGCCGAGCACATCGCCAACGCGACGCTGGAATGGACGCCGACCGACGTACTGACGCTGTCGCTGATCGGCGAGGGCCGCTACGACCGCTACCGCGACTACGACGCCGTCGCCGGGCAGGAGCGCTGGTACAGCGACTACACCGTGTTCCACCTCGGCGCGTCCTGGCGCATCACCGATGCGTTCCGGCTCAACGCGCGCATCAACAACCTGTTCGACAAGGACTTCATCGAGCAGACCTGCACGCTGGCCGATACCCGCGACAGCTATGTCTGCGTCGACGACTACCTGGTCAAGGACCAGCGGCGCAACCTCTGGCTATCGGCCAGCTACCGCTTCTGA
- a CDS encoding ComEA family DNA-binding protein — protein MFTRTLCTSLLSLLLAGAAWASEKVNINTADAATLDRVLVNVGPAKAEAIVEHRKANGAFRSVEQLALVKGIGLRTVELNRDRIELGAAPARRPAERPAAAATTATATARPQR, from the coding sequence ATGTTCACCAGGACCCTGTGCACGTCACTGCTTTCGCTGTTGCTGGCCGGCGCCGCCTGGGCCAGCGAGAAGGTCAATATCAACACCGCCGACGCCGCCACGCTCGACCGCGTGCTGGTCAACGTGGGCCCGGCCAAGGCCGAGGCCATCGTCGAGCACCGCAAGGCCAACGGCGCCTTCCGCAGCGTCGAGCAGCTCGCCCTCGTCAAGGGCATCGGCCTGCGTACCGTGGAGCTCAACCGCGATCGCATCGAGCTCGGCGCGGCGCCTGCGCGCCGTCCGGCCGAGCGTCCCGCGGCCGCCGCCACCACCGCGACCGCAACCGCGCGTCCGCAGCGCTGA